From Blattabacterium cuenoti, a single genomic window includes:
- the rpsJ gene encoding 30S ribosomal protein S10 encodes MGHDIKIKLKSYDYNLLDKSAERIVNSVLPTGVILNGPVPLPTERKIFTVLRSPHVNKKSREQFFLPTHKRLLQIHNASSKTVDALMKLELPSGVEAEIKV; translated from the coding sequence ATGGGTCATGATATAAAAATTAAATTAAAATCTTATGATTATAATTTATTAGATAAATCGGCCGAAAGAATTGTAAATTCAGTCCTTCCTACAGGAGTAATATTGAATGGGCCAGTTCCTTTGCCTACTGAAAGAAAAATATTTACGGTATTACGTTCTCCTCATGTAAACAAAAAATCAAGAGAACAATTTTTTCTTCCTACTCATAAAAGACTTTTACAAATTCATAATGCTTCATCAAAAACAGTAGATGCATTAATGAAATTGGAGTTACCTAGCGGGGTAGAAGCAGAGATCAAAGTATAA